One genomic window of Trichlorobacter lovleyi includes the following:
- the nifD gene encoding nitrogenase molybdenum-iron protein alpha chain: MSDKIRKIEGITKESTEALIAETLSVYPEKAKKKRAPHIGANDQGSGSACVKSNKKTVPGVMSARGCAYAGAKGVVWGPIRDMVHVSHGPVGCGWYSWGTRRNMVSGIVGVTSFPMQFTSDFQEKDIVYGGDKKLKTLLEEAHDLFPLAKGISVLSECPVGLIGDDINSVAKSSAKELDIPIIPCNCEGFRGVSQSLGHHISNDTIRDYIIGTREYAEPESPYDIALIGEYNIGGDAWSTKPLLEECGFNVKAVWTGDGELEKIAATHTVKLNVIHCYRSMNYMCKVMEEKFGIPWIELNFFGPTKIKESLRKLAALFDDTIKEKVEAVIAKYDPIMQGIIEQYKPRLDGKKVMLLVGGLRPRHTIGAYEDLGMDCIGSGYEFAHTDDYDRTAPEMPDATVVYDDPSEYEFEKFADALKPDLIGSGIKEKYVFQKMGIPFRQMHSWDYSGPYHGYKGFEVFARDVDMAINSPTWKLVKSPF; the protein is encoded by the coding sequence CTGATAGCTGAAACCTTGTCAGTGTATCCGGAAAAGGCCAAAAAGAAGCGTGCTCCGCATATCGGTGCCAACGATCAGGGATCAGGCTCAGCCTGTGTCAAGTCCAACAAAAAGACGGTTCCCGGTGTCATGTCAGCTCGCGGTTGTGCCTACGCAGGTGCCAAAGGGGTGGTCTGGGGTCCGATCCGTGACATGGTACACGTTTCCCACGGCCCGGTGGGCTGCGGCTGGTATTCCTGGGGCACCCGGCGCAACATGGTAAGCGGCATTGTCGGTGTGACCAGCTTTCCGATGCAGTTCACCTCCGACTTCCAGGAAAAGGATATCGTCTATGGTGGCGACAAGAAGCTGAAGACCCTGCTGGAAGAGGCCCATGACCTGTTTCCGCTGGCCAAAGGGATCTCGGTCCTGTCCGAATGCCCGGTCGGCCTGATCGGCGACGATATCAACTCAGTGGCCAAGAGCTCTGCCAAGGAGCTGGATATCCCGATCATCCCCTGTAACTGCGAAGGTTTCCGTGGTGTGTCCCAGTCCCTCGGTCACCACATCAGTAACGACACCATCCGTGACTATATCATCGGCACCCGTGAGTATGCCGAACCGGAATCACCCTATGATATCGCCCTGATCGGTGAATACAACATCGGTGGTGACGCCTGGTCCACCAAGCCGCTGTTGGAAGAGTGCGGCTTCAACGTCAAAGCGGTCTGGACCGGCGACGGTGAACTGGAAAAGATTGCCGCTACGCATACGGTAAAGCTCAACGTGATCCACTGCTACCGTTCCATGAACTATATGTGCAAGGTGATGGAAGAAAAATTCGGTATTCCCTGGATTGAGCTGAACTTCTTCGGTCCGACCAAGATCAAGGAAAGTCTGCGCAAGCTGGCAGCCCTGTTTGATGACACCATCAAAGAGAAGGTTGAGGCGGTAATCGCCAAGTATGATCCGATCATGCAGGGAATTATCGAGCAGTACAAGCCACGTCTGGACGGCAAAAAGGTCATGCTGTTGGTGGGTGGTCTCCGTCCACGCCACACCATCGGCGCCTACGAAGACCTTGGCATGGACTGCATCGGTTCCGGCTATGAATTTGCCCACACCGATGACTACGACCGTACCGCACCCGAGATGCCTGATGCCACGGTGGTGTACGACGATCCATCTGAGTACGAGTTTGAAAAGTTTGCCGATGCCCTGAAGCCTGACCTGATCGGCTCCGGTATCAAGGAAAAGTATGTCTTCCAGAAGATGGGCATTCCGTTCCGTCAGATGCACAGCTGGGACTACTCCGGCCCCTACCACGGCTATAAAGGCTTTGAGGTATTTGCCCGCGACGTGGATATGGCAATCAACAGCCCGACCTGGAAGCTGGTGAAGTCACCATTCTAA